In the Wyeomyia smithii strain HCP4-BCI-WySm-NY-G18 chromosome 2, ASM2978416v1, whole genome shotgun sequence genome, one interval contains:
- the LOC129721341 gene encoding pyruvate dehydrogenase E1 component subunit beta, mitochondrial translates to MLASIAVRSLSRRAFSTSKALAAQQLTVRDALNAALDEEMERDERVFLLGEEVAQYDGAYKVSRGLWKKYGDKRVIDTPITEMGFAGIAVGAAMAGLRPVCEFMTFNFSMQAIDHVINSAAKTFYMSAGTVNVPIVFRGPNGAAAGVGAQHSQCFGAWYAHCPGLKVISPYDSEDAKGLLKAAIRDPDPVVCLENEMLYGVGYPVSDQVLDKEFVLPIGKAKIMRPGKHITVVAHSKAVETALQAATELAGKGIECEVINLRSLRPLDTDTVFKSVQKTHHLVTVEQGWPQSGIGSEICARIMEHETFFHLDAPVWRVTGVDVPMPYTKSLEIAALPQPHDVVTAVNKVLGAK, encoded by the exons ATGCTCGCATCGATCGCCGTTCGCAGTTTGTCCCGTCGTGCTTTCTCGACCTCAAAGGCGCTCGCTGCCCAGCAGCTGACTGTCCGCGATGCCCTCAACGCAGCCTTGGACGAGGAGATGGAGCGGGATGAACGAGTATTCCTGCTCGGGGAGGAGGTCGCCCAGTACGACGGTGCCTACAAG GTTTCACGAGGGTTGTGGAAAAAATACGGCGACAAGCGAGTAATTGACACACCAATCACAGAAATGGGTTTCGCGGGTATTGCGGTCGGCGCCGCCATGGCCGGTCTTCGTCCGGTGTGTGAGTTTATGACATTCAACTTCTCAATGCAGGCCATCGATCAT GTAATCAACTCAGCTGCAAAGACTTTCTACATGTCAGCCGGAACGGTCAACGTGCCAATTGTTTTCCGCGGACCAAACGGAGCCGCTGCTGGTGTGGGTGCTCAGCATTCCCAGTGCTTCGGGGCATGGTACGCACACTGTCCTGGACTGAAAGTCATTTCGCCGTACGACAGTGAGGACGCCAAAGGTCTGCTAAAAGCTGCAATTCGTGATCCAGATCCGGTGGTCTGTTTGGAAAACGAAATGCTGTACGGTGTAGGGTATCCGGTTTCGGATCAAGTTTTGGATAAAGAATTTGTACTGCCAATCGGTAAAGCGAAAATTATGCGACCCGGTAAGCACATCACCGTGGTAGCACACTCCAAAGCAGTGGAAACAGCGCTTCAGGCCGCTACGGAACTTGCCGGTAAGGGGATAGAATGCGAAGTCATTAACCTGCGTTCTCTTCGCCCGCTCGATACAGACACAGTGTTCAAATCGGTACAGAAAACACATCACTTGGTGACGGTTGAACAGGGTTGGCCACAATCCG GTATTGGGTCGGAAATCTGTGCTAGGATTATGGAACATGAAACATTCTTCCATCTGGATGCCCCTGTCTGGCGTGTGACGG GTGTGGACGTCCCAATGCCGTACACCAAATCGTTGGAAATAGCCGCACTGCCACAGCCACATGATGTAGTCACCGCAGTTAATAAGGTGTTAGGAGCTAAGTAA
- the LOC129720454 gene encoding uncharacterized protein LOC129720454, whose product MDLELLRVTYGIGPSAYLATRPLIQLAHDERSSFPEASDAVLKCFYVDDALVGANTLKQAESLRKDLQRLLEKGGFKLHKWCANDLNILKGVPAENREKEISFEDINVNGVIKTLGLLWDPKNDDFLFRVAKIARISGPATKRQVLSDIAKLFDPLGILSPIVVLAKLVMQQLWRKGLDWDDAIPNTEHEVWCKLSAELCEINNMRIPRCVVIDDPVTFELHGFSDASQRAYGCCIYLRSVNANGMVGVKLICGKSRIAPLKELKRPEYEGASPCEMTIPRLELCAAALLAEQLETVREALELEFKHIVLRSDSKIVLCWLKKQNSDFPVFVRNRIVKIQKLTPDAKWLYIGTKDNPADLVSRGVQPVELMKSELWWNGPVFLSSLEEEVEIQHLEEKEESDDVNNTEETVALVAQECRLYNLIQNCSNFRGLQRVFGSGSLAGRDHRDSLLAMVKIVQHVVYEEEIKDIEKGKLVKGKLRNLNPMYDKREKLLRVGGRIRNSDLPMDQKHPIILPERNVFTNLVIETIHREQLHVGLNGLPAKVRQQFWPVNAKRTINRVLRKCVKCFRVKPRDVVQYMGDLPSAIHLELVGSLSTDGFLGALHRFVSRRGNVAEIRSDNGTNFVGAERQLTELKTLFMSQTLETKISEFCQSRGITWKFIPPRAPHQGGLWEAGVKSVKNHLSKVLNESYFTYEELCTLLYQIEAILNSRPIVQQSDDPKDYQALSPGHFLIGRELTAIAEPLYGDLKVSTLSRYQLIQRRKQAFWRRWSAEYVTELQKRVVLKEDNMPPQTWKLGRIVQTHPGKDGIVRVVTVRTSSGTYKRATTKIAVLPIDDEVLKSE is encoded by the exons ATGGATTTGGAATTACTACGTGTTACGTATGGTATAGGACCTTCTGCATATTTAGCGACTAGGCCTCTGATTCAGCTGGCCCATGATGAGCGGAGCAGCTTCCCAGAAGCAAGTGATGCTGTATTGAAGTGCTTCTACGTTGATGATGCACTCGTGGGTGCAAATACTTTAAAGCAAGCGGAAAGTCTTCGCAAGGATCTTCAAAGATTACTGGAAAAAGGTGGATTCAAACTGCACAAATGGTGTGCAAACGATCTGAATATTTTGAAAGGAGTACCAGCAGAAAACCGGGAGAAGGAAATTTCGTTCGAAGACATTAACGTAAACGGAGTAATTAAAACACTAGGACTCTTATGGGATCCAAAGAATGACGATTTTCTATTCCGGGTTGCAAAGATAGCACGTATTTCAGGTCCAGCTACGAAGCGTCAAGTGTTGAGTGATATAGCGAAATTATTCGACCCTCTTGGCATCTTAAGTCCGATCGTGGTACTTGCAAAGCTAGTGATGCAACAATTATGGAGAAAGGGACTTGATTGGGACGACGCAATCCCCAACACGGAACATGAGGTCTGGTGTAAGCTGAGTGCTGAATTATGTGAAATCAACAACATGAGGATTCCGAGATGCGTCGTAATTGATGATCCTGTTACATTCGAGTTGCACGGTTTTTCGGATGCCTCCCAACGGGCTTACGGATGTTGTATATATCTACGAAGTGTGAACGCCAACGGAATGGTTGGCGTGAAGCTGATCTGCGGTAAATCTAGAATTGCGCCGTTGAAGGAGTTGAAACGACCGGAGTATGAAGGAGCATCGCCATGTGAAATGACGATCCCAAGGTTGGAGCTGTGTGCAGCAGCTTTGCTGGCAGAGCAGTTGGAAACAGTGCGCGAAGCCTTAGAACTAGAATTCAAACATATAGTTTTGAGGTCCGACTCAAAAATAGTGTTATGTTGGTTGAAAAAACAGAACTCTGATTTCCCGGTATTTGTGCGTAATCGAATAGTGAAGATTCAGAAATTAACTCCAGATGCTAAATGGTTGTATATAGGCACGAAGGACAACCCTGCAGATCTCGTATCTAGAGGCGTCCAACCAGTAGAGCTTATGAAGAGTGAACTGTGGTGGAACGGGCCAGTATTTCTGAGTTCCTTGGAGGAAGAAGTCGAGATACAGCACctcgaagaaaaagaagaaagtgATGATGTGAATAATACCGAAGAGACCGTAGCTTTAGTGGCTCAAGAGTGTCGATTGTATAATTTGATCCAGAACTGCAGTAACTTCCGGGGATTGCAAAGAGTTTTCGG AAGTGGCAGTCTAGCTGGTCGCGACCATCGTGATTCGCTATTGGCAATGGTCAAGATTGTTCAGCATGTAGTGTATGAAGAAGAGATCAAAGATATTGAAAAGGGTAAGCTTGTGAAGGGGAAACTCCGAAATCTTAACCCAATGTACGACAAACGGGAGAAGTTACTCCGAGTTGGGGGCCGGATTAGGAATTCTGACTTGCCCATGGACCAAAAGCATCCCATAATCCTGCCGGAAAGAAATGTGTTTACTAATTTGGTGATTGAAACAATTCACCGAGAGCAATTGCACGTTGGGTTAAATGGATTGCCTGCAAAGGTTCGACAACAATTTTGGCCAGTAAACGCGAAACGCACGATAAATCGAGTTTTAAGAAAATGTGTTAAGTGTTTCCGCGTCAAACCGAGAGACGTCGTACAGTATATGGGTGACTTACCGAGT GCGATTCATCTAGAGTTGGTGGGCTCTCTATCTACGGATGGATTTTTGGGAGCGCTGCATCGTTTCGTGAGTCGCAGAGGCAACGTAGCGGAAATAAGGTCAGATAACGGCACAAACTTTGTCGGGGCTGAGCGACAGCTTACAGAATTAAAGACCTTGTTTATGTCGCAAACGCTAGAGACCAAGATTTCGGAGTTTTGCCAGTCGCGTGGTATTACTTGGAAATTTATTCCACCACGGGCCCCGCATCAAGGAGGACTCTGGGAAGCGGGAGTCAAGTCTGTGAAGAATCATCTAAGTAAGGTGTTAAATGAATCGTATTTTACGTATGAAGAGTTGTGTACTTTGCTGTATCAAATAGAAGCAATTCTCAATTCGCGCCCAATCGTTCAGCAGAGTGATGACCCTAAGGACTACCAAGCTTTAAGCCCAGGACATTTTCTGATCGGACGCGAGTTAACAGCGATTGCAGAGCCGTTGTATGGTGACTTAAAGGTGTCGACATTGTCTCGTTACCAATTGATTCAGCGAAGAAAGCAAGCGTTTTGGCGTCGCTGGTCCGCAGAATACGTGACGGAGCTCCAGAAGCGTG TGGTATTGAAAGAGGACAACATGCCACCCCAGACATGGAAGCTAGGGCGCATTGTTCAAACGCATCCTGGCAAGGACGGAATAGTTCGCGTAGTGACCGTGCGAACCAGCAGCGGAACCTATAAACGAGCGACGACGAAGATAGCCGTGTTGCCGATTGATGATGAAGTCTTGAAGAGCGAATAA
- the LOC129721339 gene encoding origin recognition complex subunit 3, with translation MDSTISVSKGVFVFKNGATKAAKTRRKKQKCHSLLDKATNESLWYRSYHKLWDKISEQLVKLQVTSYEKILDDLLAFVEDCRRQSVEYDGVLPTAALLTGINQIDHLSQFETLAGNIRNNTYSLVVLLQSRDCPSIKVAVEAIVSGFVEEQRLAEDSESKQFRRNQLNLGVLRAWYQEKHQHLDRKPNLTIIMPDFEVFAPEVLQDLILVLNSYAAELPFVLIFGVATSVATVHSVLPYHVSSKIKLSIFQSEPSVVNLNKVLNSVILTPTCPFHLSGKTFKLLVDIFLFYDFSVKGFIEGFKYAVMEHFFQGNIYALCSVTNDRDDLEEAIDLLSSADLENIRQLMSFRPLIESLDNPQEVIDFLTKDDYLRRMLPSLIIDVHNFWFTFHCALEMLQVLTLDLPKSPLGKQLRELYGLCISTEVTQTDEYRECAQLLQFTSKDEILQKLLKMLEIIVKYSDLNDEATIRGEVIFEVEPLEKINNDLEAFATTIAQAGMNLVAEQASEMNTTFTSQKIGRQELKEKLLNAARQPKTESVFTKEVNRLISYITNDIFRKYLCPLSRGPPLFELFVFNDAASVRRHIVGVPRAAVHTALNNPHYYLQCECCELDGDSNLVSTLPDLSVAYKLHLECGRMINLFDWLQAFRTVVDENNGDDNERQVDPKIQARFTRAVAELQFLGFIKTSKKKTDHVTRLTW, from the exons ATGGATTCGACTATTTCGGTTTCCAAG GGTGTATTCGTGTTTAAAAACGGCGCAACCAAAGCAGCAAAAACACgtcgaaaaaagcaaaaatgccATAGTTTGCTGGACAAAGCTACAAATGAATCGCTCTGGTATCGTAGTTACCACAAACTATGGGACAAAATCAGCGAACAGCTTGTAAAACTGCAGGTTACCAGTTACGAAAAAATCCTCGACGATTTGTTGGCCTTCGTAGAAGATTGTCGCCGACAATCGGTGGAGTACGACGGTGTACTGCCAACGGCCGCTCTGTTGACCGGTATCAATCAAATTGATCATCTGTCGCAGTTTGAAACCCTGGCGGGAAACATCAGGAACAATACGTATTCGTTGGTCGTTCTGCTGCAGTCCAGGGACTGTCCGTCCATAAAGGTCGCCGTTGAAGCTATCGTTTCGGGCTTTGTAGAGGAGCAGCGTCTTGCTGAGGATAGTGAAAGCAAACAGTTTCGCCGGAATCAACTTAATCTTGGAGTATTACGGGCATGGTATCAGGAAAAACATCAGCACTTGGATAGAAAACCGAACTTGACAATTATAATGCCGGATTTCGAAGTGTTCGCACCAGAGGTTTTGCAGGACCTAATACTAGTTTTGAA TTCCTATGCAGCTGAGTTGCCGTTTGTGTTGATTTTTGGTGTGGCCACTTCGGTAGCCACGGTACATAGCGTTCTTCCGTACCacgtcagcagtaagataaagtTAAGCATTTTCCAGTCGGAACCATCGGTTGTGAATCTGAACAAAGTTTTAAACAGTGTCATTCTTACGCCCACTTGTCCGTTTCATTTATCCGGTAAAACCTTCAAGTTACTCGTCGACATCTTCCTCTTCTACGACTTTTCCGTCAAAGGTTTCATCGAAGGATTCAAG tATGCTGTAATGGAGCACTTCTTCCAAGGTAACATTTACGCACTGTGTAGCGTGACGAACGATCGCGACGATTTGGAGGAAGCGATCGATCTGCTTAGTTCCGCGGACTTGGAAAACATCCGACAGTTGATGTCATTCCGACCGCTGATCGAATCGCTCGATAATCCGCAGGAAGTGATCGATTTTCTCACCAAGGATGACTACCTGCGACGGATGCTGCCCTCACTTATTATCGATGTGCACAATTTTTGGTTCACGTTTCACTGCGCTCTGGAAATGTTGCAGGTGCTGACGTTAGATCTACCGAAATCGCCACTTGGAAAACAATTGCGTGAATTGTATGGTCTTTGCATCTCTACGGAGGTAACTCAAACGGATGAATATCGGGAGTGCGCCCAATTGCTACAGTTCACCTCCAAAGATGAAATCCTCCAGAAGCTGCTAAAGATGTTGGAAATAATTGTGAAGTATAGTGATCTCAACGATGAGGCGACCATCAGGGGCGAAGTAATTTTTGAAGTGGAGCCGTTGGAAAAAATCAACAACGATCTGGAAGCTTTCGCAACCACAATCGCGCAAGCAGGAATGAATTTAGTGGCTGAGCAAGCAAGCGAGATGAACACTACTTTTACGTCCCAAAAAATTGGCCGTCAAGAGCTGAAAGAAAAGCTTCTGAATGCCGCCCGTCAACCCAAGACGGAGTCTGTTTTTACCAAAGAGGTCAACAGACTTATCTCGTACATCACCAATGACatatttcgaaaatatttatgTCCGCTCAGTCGTGGTCCACCGTTGTTTGAGCTGTTCGTTTTCAACGACGCAGCATCAGTCCGAAGGCACATCGTTGGGGTGCCACGTGCAGCGGTGCATACGGCGCTGAACAATCCGCATTACTATCTGCAGTGTGAGTGTTGCGAGCTTGATGGAGATAGCAATCTCGTATCGACTCTGCCAGATCTATCGGTGGCCTATAAACTACACTTGGAGTGCGGTCGAATGATAAATTTGTTCGACTGGCTGCAGGCGTTCCGAACCGTTGTAGACGAGAATAATGGGGACGATAATGAGCGGCAAGTGGATCCCAAAATACA AGCTCGATTTACCCGCGCAGTAGCTGAGTTACAGTTTTTGGGTTTTATTAAGACGTCAAAAAAGAAGACTGATCACGTGACCCGATTAACTTGGTAA
- the LOC129721338 gene encoding uncharacterized protein LOC129721338, giving the protein MQKDSKKKQSKNKPKINALREELHRLRSDLMRLEGERIQMAVRQTDLMSHWSSVSATYQAAISERDKTILELLLEADGGGGRNGDRPAPPSSDVAFNNEQRLRAVGLRTADREVQTGLW; this is encoded by the exons ATGCAAAAAGACTCAAAAAAG AAACAAtcgaaaaacaaaccaaaaataaatGCACTCCGCGAGGAATTGCATCGACTCCGGTCGGATCTGATGCGCTTGGAAGGAGAGCGAATCCAAATGGCCGTTCGTCAGACGGATCTGATGAGCCACTGGAGTTCGGTTTCCGCCACCTATCAGGCAGCGATAAGCGAACGGGACAAAACAATTTTGGAGCTACTGCTTGAAGCAGACGGCGGCGGAGGAAGAAATGGAGACCGGCCTGCACCGCCATCAAGTGACGTTGCTTTCAACAACGAACAAAGGTTGCGAGCTGTGGGTTTGCGTACGGCAGACAGGGAAGTTCAAACTGGGCTGTGGTAA
- the LOC129721337 gene encoding uncharacterized protein LOC129721337, which yields MADDFDIYGDLDELTVETQTENKVIRELNAQIEELKAKIAEKEQEKQEIANKNAILMENISTLLLTAKAELKRKDALIADIRRERDNTVFRRGNKHVRKHDRYTQTTLIHHMDREVQTECLEEKRKIKDSTSVLRNDRRRDRSLSRQREISGTTRHIRGNSRSRDVFKRPNPISRMDLRNKIHSSCNRNREWQREKEKQARRANRTPDLDRKRSTVRFRSPVRVKDRKDGACQSDSYIELSSTFIPMNEEELDRYVKEIGRKENRAPANETIKEGKKSSKRTKSEPSGDIIQSDEIGTTASTGIGTPNGGLEDIEQKLTALHGESTPKTPRMNSSVAQTSMELLEYLNREDSSPPPLPPLPPPVIPPPPEPPIIEQVPEFPLDDDPRLNDSRELRIVESDEGPGPIESSEKHVEATLREEELEDGEVLSSGDEQTTQGVTNRVSDGNEVVDSSERKHTKKRNHTKKSKHKSVDKVEEKHDIDRSRPEERISLTQDHSRLKIKDRNHQRPRRLTEPSLEEWESVNSHTKNKIRHSHSNSHKEKTLKELFGTDDENSLCGSPIVVAKRRNSCELNGLEHAMKKQKRAAIAAAMELAVENRVTSERNHAGHREVEGHKHFSKERSNVGLDSQPEENKSILHKELTSQERADRKEHKHKHTESTLWQENRRKNGDDAERDRNHKVEHNVSSRKEHNSREAHFLVIEEHISQPPVDRHGMITRRRKSVRVEGSESSHKENTDRRRSANQEESAGKDGMLKKEVEVSEVDRKKEAERRCMLVENSKESVEERKTIKQDVTGKRRRSLHQNDARNVLEDSEAITGQKKSTIDETECGTKQIPKIVNINTEEDCDKICGKVEQDTLYRSKEHDKREASNYPTEEPDRLSLKDEHRKITKRRKSVRLLQSDLDQEKTTQKRRSTDREHSALEVEFTKEEVVCPPESSSQKDQEKEVESQSIFVQKDKSVKVIEPATEKQVVNNVEEGEKIKRRRKSIFSLHSDFDQEENSQRRRSFTNLEYSALELDTVENEICGKVEQKSPFSSKEHDKRKASIYSTGDPDRLLNDEPWKITKRRKSVRLLHSDLEQENTSHSVLEVESTKEEAICSRESSSQKDQEKEAESQSVLEEADKSEEVIELITEKQVVNGAEGRGKIKRRKKSIRLLHSASDQEESTQRISSTNREHSASEIDSTKEETVCPQESCLQKDEEKEAESQNILVEVDKSEVIEPATERLSVNVEDATVRRGRSGQDSAISEEMVLQETENSTLEPEGMAEHTVFDAVDDVENSNATVEPERETEKSSEQIQTSVPSALSEIVLPPTLSNPKEVTEEKASIVCVEESVRQEELVQAEDILVAQKQTIDEQIETEQMDKCDILLPIVAELPDHVTQLTPSTVERTEEHTITHAVDDASGRQLEAAESEHIESATTGQDTSILLGRYCEYRIAFDNEEETTVIITRKKKKKIKAKNATLNATGLVC from the exons ATGGCCGACGATTTCGATATTTACGGCGATTTAGACGAATTAACGGTAGAAACACAAACG GAAAACAAAGTGATACGAGAATTGAATGCGCAAATCGAGGAACTTAAGGCAAAAATCGCCGAGAAGGAACAGGAAAAACAAGAAATTGCCAACAAGAATGCAATTTTGATGGAAAATATATCTACACTTTTGCTAACAGCGAAAGCTGAGTTGAAGCGAAAAGATGCCTTGATAGCGGATATTCGCCGGGAAAGGGATAATACAGTGTTCCGCAGAGGCAACAAACACGTTCGTAAGCATGATCGATATACACAGACGACGTTGATTCATCATATGGATCGGGAGGTGCAAACAGAATGTTTAGAAGAGAAGCGGAAAATTAAAGATTCAACATCGGTGCTGAGAAACGACCGCAGACGCGACCGAAGTTTGTCAAGGCAAAGAGAAATAAGCGGGACCACGAGACACATTAGAGGGAACTCTCGATCTAGAGATGTGTTCAAAAGACCAAATCCAATAAGTCGCATGGATCTTCGTAATAAAATTCATAGTTCGTGTAATAGGAATCGCGAGTGGCAGCGAGAAAAAGAAAAGCAAGCACGTCGAGCCAATCGAACACCGGACTTGGATAGAAAGCGATCGACCGTGCGGTTTAGAAGTCCTGTTCGAGTTAAAGATAGGAAAGATGGTGCTTGTCAATCAGATTCCTACATTGAACTGTCGAGCACTTTTATTCCTATGAATGAAGAAGAGTTGGATCGGTACGTCAAAGAAATCGGTCGAAAAGAGAACCGGGCGCCTGCAAATGAAACGATAAAAGAAGGGAAAAAGTCCTCGAAGCGCACAAAATCCGAACCGTCCGGTGATATTATTCAGTCGGATGAAATTGGAACGACGGCATCGACTGGAATTGGTACTCCGAATGGCGGTTTAGAAGATATCGAGCAAAAACTGACAGCACTTCATGGGGAATCTACACCGAAAACTCCACGTATGAACTCGAGCGTAGCACAAACTTCGATGGAGCTGCTGGAATATCTAAATAGAGAAGATAGTTCTCCACCTCCGCTGCCACCACTTCCTCCGCCGGTGATACCACCACCTCCAGAACCGCCGATTATTGAGCAGGTTCCGGAGTTTCCGCTTGACGATGACCCCCGATTAAATGATAGCCGGGAGCTGCGAATTGTTGAGTCAGATGAAGGGCCCGGACCGATCGAGTCGAGTGAAAAACATGTGGAGGCAACTTTGCGGGAGGAAGAATTGGAAGATGGGGAGGTGCTTTCTTCCGGTGATGAACAGACTACGCAAGG ggTAACAAATCGTGTCAGCGATGGTAATGAAGTTGTTGATAGTTCTGAGAGAAAGCATACAAAGAAAAGAAACCACACAAAGAAGTCCAAACACAAATCTGTTGACAAAGTAGAGGAAAAACACGATATTGATAGGTCTCGCCCAGAGGAGAGGATTTCCCTAACGCAAGACCACAGTAGATTAAAAATTAAGGACCGCAATCATCAGCGTCCGCGAAGGCTTACCGAGCCGTCATTGGAGGAATGGGAATCCGTGAATTCACATACAAAGAACAAAATACGGCATTCGCATAGTAACAGTCATAAGGAAAAGACACTGAAAGAACTGTTCGGTACGGACGATGAGAACTCGTTGTGTGGTTCACCGATAGTTGTTGCGAAGCGAAGAAACAGTTGCGAACTGAATGGGTTAGAACATGCTATGAAAAAGCAGAAGAGGGCAGCTATTGCTGCAGCGATGGAGTTGGCTGTTGAGAATCGAGTTACTTCGGAACGAAATCATGCTGGACATAGAGAGGTGGAAGGGCATAAACATTTCAGTAAGGAGAGGAGTAATGTAGGTTTAGACTCGCAACCAGaagaaaataaatcgattttACACAAAGAGCTTACTAGTCAGGAAAGAGCTGATAGGAAAGAGCATAAACACAAACATACAGAATCAACGCTGTGGCAAGAAAATAGGCGAAAGAATGGTGATGACGCCGAACGGGATAGAAACCACAAAGTCGAACATAACGTTTCTAGCAGAAAAGAACACAATAGTCGAGAAGCTCATTTCCTTGTGATAGAGGAACACATTAGCCAACCGCCAGTTGATAGACATGGAATGATAACCAGACGAAGAAAGTCTGTTCGTGTGGAGGGATCTGAATCGAGTCATAAAGAGAATACTGATAGAAGAAGATCCGCCAATCAAGAGGAATCTGCTGGAAAAGATGGGATGTTGAAAAAGGAAGTTGAAGTGTCGGAGGTTGACCGGAAAAAGGAAGCTGAACGTCGATGTATGCTGGTTGAAAATTCGAAGGAATCTGTTGAAGAAAGGAAGACTATCAAACAGGATGTAACTGGAAAACGCAGAAGATCTCTACACCAGAATGATGCCAGAAATGTGCTTGAGGATAGTGAAGCGATTACGGGCCAGAAAAAGTCTACTATTGATGAGACTGAGTGTGGGACAAAACAGATCCCTAAAATTGTAAATATTAATACAGAAGAAGACTGTGACAAAATTTGCGGGAAAGTGGAGCAGGATACACTTTATAGGAGTAAAGAACACGACAAACGAGAAGCATCCAATTACCCGACAGAAGAACCTGACAGGTTATCATTAAAAGATGAACACCGGAAGATTACAAAGCGTAGAAAATCTGTTCGATTGTTGCAATCCGATTTGGATCAGGAAAAAACTACTCAGAAAAGAAGATCTACTGATCGAGAGCACTCTGCTCTAGAAGTTGAGTTTACGAAAGAGGAAGTAGTTTGTCCACCAGAATCTAGCTCGCAAAAGGATCAAGAAAAAGAGGTTGAAAGTCAGAGTATATTTGTACAGAAAGATAAATCTGTAAAAGTTATTGAACCTGCTACGGAGAAACAGGTTGTAAATAATGTAGAAGAAGGTGAAAAGATTAAAAGGCGTAGAAAATCTATCTTTTCATTGCATTCCGATTTCGATCAGGAAGAAAACTCTCAGAGAAGGAGGAGTTTTACTAATCTGGAGTACTCTGCCTTAGAACTTGATACAGTAGAAAATGAAATCTGTGGAAAAGTAGAACAGAAATCACCTTTTAGTAGTAAAGAACACGATAAACGGAAAGCATCTATTTATTCGACAGGAGATCCGGACAGGTTATTGAACGATGAACCCTGGAAGATTACAAAGCGTAGAAAATCAGTTCGATTGTTGCATTCCGATTTGGAGCAGGAAAATACTTCTCACTCTGTTCTAGAAGTTGAGTCTACGAAAGAGGAAGCAATTTGTTCACGTGAATCAAGCTCGCAAAAGGATCAAGAAAAAGAGGCTGAAAGTCAGAGTGTGTTAGAAGAGGCAGATAAATCTGAAGAAGTTATTGAACTAATTACGGAGAAACAGGTTGTAAACGGAGCAGAAGGACGCGGAAAAATTAAAAGGCGAAAAAAATCTATTCGATTGTTGCATTCCGCTTCTGATCAGGAAGAAAGCACTCAGAGAATAAGTTCTACTAATCGGGAGCACTCTGCTTCAGAAATTGATTCTACGAAAGAGGAAACGGTTTGTCCGCAAGAATCTTGCTTGCAAAAAGATGAGGAAAAGGAAGCCGAAAGTCAGAATATATTAGTAGAGGTGGACAAGTCTGAAGTTATTGAACCTGCCACGGAGAGACTGTCTGTAAATGTAGAAGATGCAACCGTCCGACGTGGAAGATCTGGGCAAGATTCCGCTATTTCTGAGGAAATGGTTTTGCAAGAGACTGAGAACTCAACACTAGAACCTGAAGGTATGGCAGAGCATACAGTTTTTGATGCTGTAGACGATGTGGAAAACAGTAATGCAACAGTTGAGCCTGAAAGAGAAACAGAAAAGTCTTCTGAGCAAATTCAAACATCAGTGCCAAGTGCGCTCAGTGAAATTGTTTTACCGCCAACTCTTTCCAACCCCAAAGAAGTTACTGAAGAAAAAGCGTCAATTGTTTGCGTTGAAGAATCTGTCAGACAAGAAGAGCTGGTCCAAGCAGAAGACATTTTAGTCGCACAAAAGCAGACGATTGACGAGCAGATCGAAACGGAACAGATGGACAAATGTGATATTTTATTACCAATTGTAGCAGAACTTCCGGATCACGTTACACAGCTTACACCTTCAACGGTGGAGCGGACGGAGGAACACACTATAACACATGCCGTTGACGACGCTTCTGGCAGGCAACTTGAAGCGGCTGAAAGTGAACACATCGAATCCGCTACCACAGGACAGGATACAAGTATCCTCTTAGGTCGATACTGCGAGTACCGAATCGCATTCGATAACGAGGAAGAGACAACGGTTATCATAACccgaaagaaaaagaaaaaaatcaaagccaAAAATGCAACTCTTAACGCAACCGGTTTGGTTTGTTAA